The following are encoded in a window of Actinomyces oris genomic DNA:
- the hrcA gene encoding heat-inducible transcriptional repressor HrcA, translated as MANDRRLKVLSAIVTDYVRTREPVGSKALVERYRLGVSPATIRNDMAALEDEGYIHQPHTSAGRVPTQKGYRLFVDEVARIKPLSAPERSAITALLSGAVDLEQVVARTVRALAQLTGQLAVVEYPSLRYAALQHLELVALGPERVLLVIITDTGRVDQRTVTLRSRGSLSSRHDGGFDIADVVDPLVLERLRTRLNGALAGRRAADVAPILAALAEQAPADERFLLEAVSDELIAALRPDAEERLVVAGTANLARATPDFSSLGPLLDAVEEQVVLLRLFTADNGAPAGENRMRVSIGSENKDDALAEASVVTTTYGSGTGEAVAHLGVIGPTRMDYPATMTAVRAVARYLSRFLSPPET; from the coding sequence GTGGCCAACGACCGACGTCTCAAGGTCCTGTCCGCCATCGTCACCGACTACGTGCGCACGCGTGAGCCCGTGGGGTCCAAGGCCCTCGTGGAGCGCTACCGCCTGGGCGTGTCCCCGGCAACCATCCGCAACGACATGGCGGCCCTGGAGGACGAGGGCTACATCCACCAGCCGCACACCTCGGCCGGGCGCGTGCCTACCCAGAAGGGCTACCGGCTCTTCGTCGACGAGGTCGCCCGCATCAAGCCCCTCTCGGCACCCGAGCGCTCCGCCATCACCGCGCTCCTGTCCGGAGCGGTCGACCTGGAGCAGGTCGTGGCCCGCACCGTGCGGGCCCTGGCCCAGCTGACCGGCCAGCTCGCCGTCGTCGAGTACCCGAGCCTGCGGTACGCGGCCCTCCAGCACCTCGAGCTCGTGGCCCTGGGGCCTGAGCGCGTCCTGCTGGTCATCATCACCGACACCGGGCGCGTCGACCAGCGCACCGTGACCCTCAGGTCCCGGGGCTCCCTGAGCTCCCGCCATGATGGGGGCTTCGACATCGCCGACGTCGTCGACCCCCTCGTCCTGGAGCGCCTGCGCACCCGGCTCAACGGTGCCCTCGCGGGCCGCCGCGCAGCCGACGTCGCCCCGATCCTGGCGGCCCTGGCCGAGCAGGCGCCCGCCGACGAGCGCTTCCTGCTCGAGGCCGTCTCCGACGAGCTCATCGCCGCTCTGCGCCCCGACGCGGAGGAGCGGCTCGTTGTCGCCGGGACCGCGAACCTGGCCCGCGCCACCCCCGACTTCTCCTCCCTGGGTCCCCTCCTGGACGCCGTCGAGGAGCAGGTGGTGCTGCTGCGCCTGTTCACCGCCGACAACGGTGCCCCGGCCGGCGAGAACCGGATGCGCGTGAGCATCGGATCGGAGAACAAGGACGACGCCCTGGCCGAGGCCTCCGTCGTCACCACCACCTACGGGTCGGGAACCGGTGAGGCCGTCGCCCACCTCGGAGTCATCGGCCCCACCCGCATGGACTACCCGGCCACCATGACCGCCGTTCGGGCTGTGGCCCGCTACCTGTCCCGGTTCCTGTCCCCACCGGAGACCTGA
- a CDS encoding YggS family pyridoxal phosphate-dependent enzyme, with the protein MTESSAAAQSPQSSPSPSYTTAVTVEDFRRNLDAVRARIDAAAKRAGRDAAEIRLLPVSKTVPEERLRTAFAAGITQMGENKVQEAQRKSENLADLGISWSVIGHLQTNKAKNVAAFADEFQALDSLRLAGALDRRLQAAGRGLDVYVQVNSSGEPSKFGLEPDDVAGFLAALPAYSSLRVRGLMTLAANTSDEARVRECFSIMRRLRDAALEAGTVGDGLLSMGMSGDFEAAIEGGSTCVRVGQAIFGARATPDSYYWPESSEANQSQTDQSPTNS; encoded by the coding sequence ATGACCGAGTCTTCAGCAGCCGCCCAGTCCCCTCAGTCGTCTCCGTCCCCCTCGTACACCACCGCCGTCACGGTGGAGGACTTCCGCCGCAACCTGGATGCCGTCCGCGCCCGCATCGACGCCGCCGCGAAGCGCGCCGGCCGCGACGCCGCCGAGATCCGCCTGCTGCCGGTGTCCAAGACCGTCCCCGAGGAGCGCCTGCGCACCGCCTTCGCCGCGGGCATCACCCAGATGGGTGAGAATAAGGTCCAGGAGGCCCAGCGCAAGAGCGAGAACCTGGCGGACCTGGGCATCTCCTGGTCGGTCATCGGCCACCTGCAGACGAACAAGGCCAAGAACGTGGCCGCCTTCGCCGACGAGTTCCAGGCCCTGGACTCCCTGCGCCTGGCCGGGGCCCTCGACCGGCGCCTCCAGGCAGCCGGGCGGGGTCTGGACGTCTACGTGCAGGTCAACTCCTCGGGCGAGCCCAGCAAGTTCGGGCTGGAGCCCGACGACGTCGCAGGCTTCCTCGCGGCGCTGCCGGCCTACTCCTCGCTGCGGGTGCGTGGGCTCATGACCCTGGCCGCCAACACGAGTGACGAGGCACGGGTGCGCGAGTGCTTCAGTATCATGCGCCGGCTGCGCGACGCCGCCCTCGAAGCGGGCACCGTCGGCGACGGGCTGCTGTCGATGGGGATGAGCGGGGACTTCGAGGCCGCCATCGAGGGCGGCTCCACCTGCGTGCGGGTGGGCCAGGCGATCTTCGGGGCCCGGGCCACCCCCGACTCCTACTACTGGCCCGAGTCATCTGAAGCCAACCAGTCTCAGACCGACCAGTCGCCGACCAACAGCTGA
- a CDS encoding 16S rRNA (uracil(1498)-N(3))-methyltransferase: MTAPVFLFTPETIEPADAVASAGTGTVLMLTGPEARHAVTVKRLRAQERVDLVDGAGLRLVCEVTGAGVGGAKDRLAVRVLDRVEEPEPPLRLTLVQALAKGGRDEQAVETATEVGVGLVLPWQSERCVSVWQGAKQAKGRQRWQTTALQAAKQARRARVPEVEEVRDTRSLADWVGQTVRGGGVVLVLHEEASTPISTAMESVRLPAPEQAPLALAVVVGPEGGISPEETAALEAAGATTVRLGPHVMRTASAGPVALAVLAYASGLWE, translated from the coding sequence GTGACCGCACCCGTCTTTCTCTTCACGCCCGAGACCATCGAGCCTGCCGATGCCGTCGCTTCGGCGGGGACCGGAACCGTCCTCATGCTCACCGGGCCTGAGGCCCGCCATGCCGTAACCGTCAAGCGCCTGCGTGCCCAGGAGCGCGTGGACCTCGTTGACGGCGCTGGTCTGCGCCTGGTCTGCGAGGTGACCGGGGCCGGCGTCGGCGGCGCCAAGGACCGTCTGGCCGTGCGGGTCCTGGATCGCGTTGAGGAGCCCGAGCCGCCGCTCCGGCTGACCCTCGTTCAGGCCCTGGCCAAGGGCGGGCGCGACGAGCAGGCCGTGGAGACGGCCACCGAGGTCGGGGTGGGGCTGGTGCTGCCCTGGCAGTCCGAGCGCTGCGTGTCCGTGTGGCAGGGTGCCAAGCAGGCCAAGGGACGCCAGCGCTGGCAGACCACCGCCCTCCAGGCCGCCAAGCAGGCCCGGCGGGCCCGCGTCCCCGAGGTCGAGGAGGTGCGGGACACCCGCAGTCTGGCCGACTGGGTAGGGCAGACCGTTCGCGGCGGGGGAGTGGTGCTGGTCCTGCACGAGGAGGCCAGTACCCCGATCAGCACCGCGATGGAGTCAGTGCGCCTGCCCGCGCCCGAACAGGCGCCGCTGGCGCTAGCCGTCGTCGTGGGGCCCGAGGGCGGTATCAGCCCCGAGGAGACGGCTGCCCTGGAGGCCGCCGGGGCGACGACGGTGCGGCTGGGCCCCCACGTCATGCGCACCGCCTCAGCCGGCCCCGTCGCCCTGGCCGTCCTCGCCTACGCCAGCGGCCTGTGGGAGTGA
- the hemH gene encoding ferrochelatase produces MPLSPTTPDPSGADERPALILANLGTPAAPTARAVRPFLREFLSDRRIVETHPLLWRPVLEAIILRVRPRASAAKYATIWRPGEETSRSGSPLMHYSERQGELLQDELGESVQVRIAMRYGQPALRRVMGELMEAGCRRIALIPLYPQYAASSAGTVVDEAARFILASRNQPELRTIRSFETAPAYIEALATALEQYWQVHGRPDPAAGERLLLSFHSIPQAMHDAADPYRSECERTARLLSRRLDLPDGLAQLTFQSVFGPAAWIGPATIDTVGELGRAGCPRLDVICPGFVSDCLETLEEINQLNRETFTTAGGGSFHYIPWGNDSDGAIAALAQQARKVLAGWI; encoded by the coding sequence GTGCCCCTGAGCCCCACCACCCCTGACCCGAGTGGCGCGGACGAGCGTCCCGCCCTCATCCTGGCCAACCTCGGCACGCCAGCGGCCCCCACGGCCAGGGCCGTCCGGCCCTTCCTGCGGGAGTTCCTCTCCGACCGCCGGATCGTTGAGACGCATCCCCTCCTGTGGCGCCCCGTCCTGGAGGCCATCATTCTGCGGGTGCGCCCTCGTGCATCGGCGGCGAAGTACGCCACCATCTGGCGCCCCGGGGAGGAGACCAGCCGCTCGGGTTCCCCGCTCATGCACTACAGCGAGCGACAGGGCGAGCTGCTCCAGGACGAGCTCGGCGAATCGGTCCAGGTCCGTATCGCCATGCGCTACGGGCAGCCGGCCCTGCGCCGCGTCATGGGTGAGCTCATGGAGGCCGGCTGCCGCAGGATCGCCCTCATCCCGCTCTACCCGCAGTACGCCGCATCCTCGGCCGGCACCGTCGTCGATGAGGCCGCCCGCTTCATCCTGGCCTCCCGCAACCAGCCCGAGCTGCGCACCATCCGCTCCTTCGAGACGGCGCCCGCCTACATCGAGGCCCTCGCCACCGCACTGGAGCAGTACTGGCAGGTCCACGGCCGCCCCGACCCGGCCGCCGGCGAGCGCCTCCTGCTGTCCTTCCACTCCATCCCCCAGGCCATGCACGACGCCGCAGACCCCTACCGCTCCGAGTGCGAGCGCACCGCCCGGCTCCTCTCCCGGCGACTCGACCTGCCCGATGGCCTCGCCCAGCTCACCTTCCAGTCCGTCTTCGGGCCCGCCGCCTGGATCGGGCCGGCCACCATTGACACGGTCGGCGAGCTCGGCCGCGCCGGCTGCCCCCGCCTCGACGTCATCTGCCCCGGCTTCGTCTCCGACTGCCTGGAGACACTCGAGGAGATCAACCAGCTCAACCGCGAGACCTTCACCACTGCTGGGGGCGGCAGCTTCCACTACATCCCCTGGGGCAACGACTCCGACGGCGCCATCGCCGCCCTGGCTCAGCAAGCCAGAAAGGTGCTGGCCGGCTGGATCTGA
- a CDS encoding sodium:proton antiporter, with the protein MHLEWWSVLPFAGMLACIAVLPLIPATAHWWEKHSSQLIVAVGLGVPVAAWMWLALGWTSVFAAVVEYVQFICLLLALFVVSGGIFLKGDIRATPRNNTIFLAIGGVLASFVGTTGAAMLLIRPLLATNKERHYRVHTVLYTIFIVANCGGLLTPLGDPPLFLGFLRGVPFTWTFNLLREYLFVNVMLLVSYYALDSYYYSQEPAKAVHDDDTEIEPLGLKGSLNFVFFAVIIAAVAFAPSVDAHAIEEGHAALGDWIPVREFIMLASAAGSYFLGSREVRFKDNQFTWGPIAEVAILFIGIFLTMIPALHYLDEVAGSLPLNEVTFFIFTGGLSSVLDNAPTYATFFEMAGKVSHPGGMDVAGIPELYLVSISLGAVLCGAITYIGNGPNFMVKSVAESDGVEMPSFGGYVGRSMKHLVPIIAAMVLLFIAPGLLWKALGGVLTVGLLALDARLLSQSRRLALADQAEAAED; encoded by the coding sequence GTGCATCTTGAGTGGTGGTCCGTCCTGCCCTTCGCGGGCATGCTCGCCTGCATCGCCGTCCTACCGCTGATCCCGGCCACGGCCCACTGGTGGGAGAAGCACTCCAGCCAGCTGATCGTCGCCGTGGGCCTGGGGGTGCCGGTGGCCGCCTGGATGTGGCTCGCCCTGGGCTGGACGTCCGTCTTCGCCGCCGTGGTGGAGTACGTCCAGTTCATCTGCCTGCTGCTGGCCCTGTTCGTCGTCTCCGGAGGCATCTTCCTCAAGGGCGACATCCGGGCCACGCCCCGCAACAACACGATCTTCCTGGCCATCGGCGGAGTCCTTGCCTCCTTCGTGGGCACCACCGGCGCCGCCATGCTCCTCATCCGGCCCCTGCTGGCCACCAACAAGGAACGCCACTACCGGGTGCACACGGTGCTGTACACGATCTTCATCGTGGCCAACTGCGGCGGGCTCCTCACGCCCCTGGGCGACCCGCCCCTGTTCCTGGGCTTCCTGCGCGGGGTGCCCTTCACCTGGACCTTCAACCTCCTGCGCGAGTACCTCTTCGTCAACGTCATGCTGCTGGTGAGCTACTACGCCCTGGACTCCTACTACTACTCCCAGGAGCCCGCCAAGGCCGTGCACGACGACGACACCGAGATCGAGCCCCTGGGCCTCAAGGGTTCGCTCAACTTCGTCTTCTTCGCCGTCATCATCGCCGCCGTCGCCTTCGCCCCCTCCGTCGACGCTCACGCCATCGAGGAGGGGCACGCCGCCCTGGGCGACTGGATCCCCGTGCGCGAGTTCATCATGCTCGCCTCCGCGGCCGGCTCCTACTTCCTGGGCAGCCGGGAGGTCCGCTTCAAGGACAACCAGTTCACCTGGGGCCCCATCGCCGAGGTCGCCATCCTGTTCATCGGCATCTTCCTCACCATGATCCCGGCCCTGCACTACCTCGACGAGGTCGCCGGCTCGCTGCCGCTCAACGAGGTCACCTTCTTCATCTTCACCGGCGGGCTCTCCTCCGTCCTGGACAACGCCCCCACCTACGCGACCTTCTTCGAGATGGCCGGCAAGGTCTCCCACCCCGGCGGCATGGACGTTGCCGGGATTCCCGAGCTCTACCTCGTGTCCATCTCGCTGGGCGCCGTCCTGTGCGGAGCCATCACCTACATCGGCAACGGCCCGAACTTCATGGTCAAGTCCGTCGCCGAGTCCGACGGCGTCGAGATGCCCAGCTTCGGCGGCTACGTGGGGCGCTCCATGAAGCACCTGGTGCCGATCATCGCCGCCATGGTCCTGCTCTTCATCGCCCCGGGCCTCCTGTGGAAGGCTCTGGGCGGAGTGCTCACCGTGGGTCTGCTGGCGCTCGACGCCCGCCTGCTGTCCCAGTCCCGCCGCCTGGCCCTGGCCGACCAGGCCGAGGCCGCTGAGGACTGA
- the hemW gene encoding radical SAM family heme chaperone HemW, which produces MGELPAQVAESAPDGSERPFSVYLHVPYCRVRCGYCDFNTYTNLTMGQGASAEDFVGTLAGELRAARRAMDEAGLPVRAAQTVFVGGGTPTMLPAADLVSMLDLVRECFGLAADAEVTTEANPDSVDEAGLAALAEGGFTRVSFGMQSAVPHVLKVLERTHEPARVPCVVDWARRAGLSTSLDLIYGAPGETAEDWQRSLDAVTRIGPDHVSAYALVIEEGTRMWGQVRRGELPMPEDDDEATKYEMADAALGQAGYEWYEISNWARPGSECRHNQAYWLDWDWWGAGPGAHSHLGDVRLWNTKHPVAWAGQIATGHLPVAGHEVIDADSRELERIMLGIRLREGIELASLGNRPGGPSAECPDAGRATPPHLVPVVAGLVGDGLLDAGAVLRGRAVLTLRGRLMADTVTRALTQ; this is translated from the coding sequence ATGGGGGAGCTGCCGGCGCAGGTTGCCGAGTCCGCACCGGACGGCAGCGAGCGCCCGTTCTCGGTGTACCTGCACGTGCCCTACTGCCGGGTGCGTTGCGGCTACTGCGACTTCAACACCTACACGAACCTGACCATGGGGCAGGGCGCCTCGGCTGAGGACTTCGTGGGAACCCTCGCCGGCGAGCTGCGCGCCGCCCGCCGCGCCATGGACGAGGCGGGCCTGCCGGTGCGCGCCGCGCAGACCGTTTTCGTGGGCGGAGGAACCCCCACCATGCTGCCCGCCGCCGACCTGGTGAGCATGCTGGATCTGGTGCGCGAGTGCTTCGGGCTCGCTGCCGACGCGGAGGTGACCACGGAGGCCAACCCGGACTCCGTGGACGAAGCCGGCCTGGCAGCCCTGGCCGAAGGCGGCTTCACCCGCGTCTCCTTCGGGATGCAGTCGGCCGTGCCGCACGTGCTGAAGGTCCTGGAGCGCACCCATGAGCCTGCCCGGGTGCCCTGCGTGGTGGACTGGGCGCGACGGGCGGGCCTGAGCACCTCCCTGGACCTCATCTATGGGGCGCCGGGGGAGACCGCCGAGGACTGGCAGCGCTCCCTAGATGCGGTGACCCGCATCGGCCCGGACCACGTGAGCGCCTACGCCCTGGTCATCGAGGAGGGCACTCGCATGTGGGGGCAGGTCCGTCGCGGAGAGCTGCCCATGCCTGAGGACGACGACGAGGCCACCAAGTACGAGATGGCTGACGCCGCCCTGGGGCAGGCCGGCTACGAGTGGTACGAGATCTCCAACTGGGCTCGGCCCGGCTCCGAGTGCCGCCACAACCAGGCCTACTGGCTGGACTGGGACTGGTGGGGCGCCGGGCCCGGAGCCCACTCCCACCTGGGGGACGTGCGCCTGTGGAACACCAAGCACCCGGTCGCCTGGGCCGGGCAGATCGCCACCGGACACCTGCCCGTGGCCGGACACGAGGTCATCGACGCCGACTCCCGCGAGCTGGAGCGGATCATGCTGGGTATCCGTTTGCGCGAGGGCATCGAGCTGGCGAGTCTCGGGAACCGGCCGGGCGGCCCTTCAGCGGAGTGCCCTGATGCGGGCCGAGCCACCCCACCGCACCTGGTGCCCGTCGTGGCCGGCCTCGTCGGCGATGGACTCCTCGACGCCGGCGCGGTACTGCGGGGCCGGGCGGTCCTCACCCTACGCGGCCGTCTCATGGCCGACACCGTCACCCGCGCCCTGACCCAGTGA
- a CDS encoding ribbon-helix-helix protein, CopG family, which translates to MSTYKTKSGAALTDDEIERLGEAAERGEYPGTPGEFIVSPGRPRLSDEDLVTIAFKVPRSHRDALDRRAEAQGETRSQFMREALERALA; encoded by the coding sequence ATGAGTACCTATAAGACGAAGAGTGGAGCCGCGCTCACTGACGACGAGATCGAGCGACTTGGTGAGGCAGCAGAACGAGGAGAGTATCCCGGCACTCCAGGAGAGTTCATTGTCTCTCCAGGCAGGCCTCGACTCTCAGACGAGGATCTTGTCACCATTGCTTTCAAAGTGCCACGCTCACATCGAGACGCACTGGACCGTAGGGCTGAGGCGCAGGGCGAAACTCGCAGTCAGTTCATGCGAGAAGCACTCGAAAGAGCACTAGCCTGA
- a CDS encoding DUF3097 domain-containing protein → MNTPAPYRSPVPGSTAARRAALRARAEAEQKRQAQGAPAGSRSRGGAAASTPAARRPSSSDRYGGDVLSVNPHRTGPGAIRPESVHVPVAPGLVVEDRQTGFVGAAVAVEKSGGQHVVVLEDRHGVRRGFALGPGFWIEGRPVILDPPVARKRKPTGAVSAAGRRLTASGSYAVEGERAKVARASRIWVEGKHDAELVEKVWGDDLRHEGVVVLMLDGVDNLEEVMADFGPAPERRAGVLVDHLVGGSKESRIAQRVSEMPGGENVLVLGHPYVDVWQAVKPARVGLERWPDIPRGTDIKHGTLEALGWPHADQADIARGWQRILATVRSYKDLEPSLLGRMEELIDFVTAPGTR, encoded by the coding sequence GTGAACACGCCCGCCCCGTACCGCTCCCCCGTTCCCGGATCGACTGCCGCCCGCCGCGCCGCCCTGAGGGCTCGCGCCGAGGCGGAGCAGAAACGGCAGGCGCAGGGCGCCCCGGCCGGTTCGCGCTCGCGCGGTGGGGCGGCTGCGAGCACACCCGCTGCCCGTAGGCCCTCGTCGAGCGACCGCTACGGCGGGGACGTGCTGTCAGTGAACCCGCACCGCACCGGGCCCGGCGCCATACGGCCGGAGTCGGTGCACGTGCCTGTGGCACCGGGACTGGTGGTCGAGGACCGCCAGACCGGTTTCGTCGGGGCCGCGGTGGCGGTGGAGAAGTCGGGCGGTCAGCACGTCGTGGTCCTGGAGGACCGCCACGGTGTGCGGCGCGGCTTCGCCCTGGGGCCGGGGTTCTGGATCGAGGGCCGCCCGGTGATCCTGGACCCGCCCGTGGCGCGCAAGCGCAAGCCCACCGGCGCGGTGAGCGCCGCCGGCAGGCGGCTGACGGCCTCGGGCTCCTACGCGGTCGAGGGAGAGCGGGCCAAGGTGGCGCGCGCCTCGCGCATCTGGGTGGAGGGCAAGCACGACGCCGAGCTGGTGGAGAAGGTCTGGGGTGACGACCTGCGCCACGAGGGCGTCGTCGTCCTCATGCTCGACGGCGTCGACAACCTCGAGGAGGTCATGGCCGACTTCGGTCCGGCCCCCGAGCGGCGAGCCGGCGTCCTGGTGGACCATCTGGTGGGCGGTTCCAAGGAGTCACGGATCGCCCAGCGGGTGTCCGAGATGCCCGGCGGGGAGAACGTGCTGGTCCTGGGGCACCCATATGTGGACGTGTGGCAGGCGGTCAAGCCGGCCCGAGTGGGTCTGGAGCGCTGGCCGGACATCCCGCGGGGCACCGACATCAAGCACGGCACCCTGGAGGCCCTCGGCTGGCCGCACGCCGACCAGGCCGATATCGCCCGGGGCTGGCAGCGCATCCTGGCGACGGTGCGCTCCTACAAGGACCTCGAGCCGAGCCTGCTGGGCCGCATGGAGGAGCTCATCGACTTCGTCACCGCCCCGGGCACGCGCTGA
- the dnaJ gene encoding molecular chaperone DnaJ yields the protein MSNYYEVLGVSRDASPEEIKKAYRKKARQLHPDVAGPGHEDEFKEVSSAYEVLSDPDKRQMYDLGGEDAVRGGGGFGGGFAGADFGDLGGIFQSFFGGGAASRGPASRARRGQDALVAVDVELSDVAFGATRSVPIDTYVTCTACDGSCCAPGTEPVTCSQCNGVGNVQRMTRTLLGQVMTSSPCPGCQGYGTVIVTPCKDCSGEGRTRVRQDLEVSIPAGVSTGTRIRMSGRGEAGPAGGPNGDLYLEIHEKPHEFLERDGDDLYTELRVPMTAAALGAVFPLQTLDGEQNVTVKAGSQPGDEVVLDGLGVGRLRRKGRGDLHVSIVVETPTRLDDRQRELLTELARLRGEDDVEPVRDSSVMGKLKERFSGR from the coding sequence GTGAGCAACTACTACGAGGTCCTCGGCGTCAGCCGCGACGCCAGCCCCGAGGAGATCAAGAAGGCCTACCGCAAGAAGGCCCGCCAGCTGCACCCCGACGTCGCCGGCCCCGGCCACGAGGACGAGTTCAAGGAGGTCTCCTCCGCCTACGAGGTCCTCTCCGACCCCGACAAGCGCCAGATGTACGACCTGGGCGGGGAGGACGCCGTGCGAGGCGGCGGCGGATTCGGCGGCGGCTTCGCCGGAGCCGACTTCGGCGACCTGGGCGGCATCTTCCAGTCCTTCTTCGGCGGGGGAGCGGCCAGCCGCGGACCGGCCTCCCGGGCCCGCCGCGGCCAGGACGCCCTCGTGGCCGTGGACGTGGAGCTCTCCGACGTCGCCTTCGGGGCGACCCGGTCGGTCCCCATCGACACCTACGTCACCTGCACCGCCTGCGACGGCTCGTGCTGCGCACCGGGCACCGAACCGGTCACCTGCTCCCAGTGCAACGGGGTCGGCAACGTCCAGCGCATGACCCGCACCCTGCTGGGACAGGTGATGACCTCCTCGCCCTGCCCGGGCTGCCAGGGCTACGGCACCGTCATCGTCACCCCCTGCAAGGACTGCTCCGGCGAGGGCCGTACCCGGGTGCGTCAGGACCTGGAGGTCTCCATCCCCGCCGGGGTGTCCACCGGGACCCGGATCCGCATGTCGGGGCGCGGCGAGGCCGGCCCGGCCGGCGGGCCCAACGGCGACCTCTACCTGGAGATCCACGAGAAGCCGCACGAGTTCCTCGAGCGCGACGGCGATGACCTCTACACCGAGCTGCGCGTGCCCATGACCGCGGCCGCGCTGGGTGCCGTCTTCCCGCTGCAGACCCTCGACGGCGAGCAGAACGTCACCGTCAAGGCCGGCAGCCAGCCCGGCGACGAGGTCGTCCTCGACGGCCTGGGCGTGGGGCGCCTGCGCCGCAAGGGCCGCGGGGACCTGCACGTGTCCATCGTCGTGGAGACCCCCACGCGCCTGGACGACCGTCAGCGCGAGCTGCTGACCGAACTGGCCCGCCTGCGCGGGGAGGACGACGTCGAGCCCGTGCGCGACTCCAGCGTCATGGGCAAGCTCAAGGAGCGCTTCTCCGGGCGCTGA